Proteins encoded by one window of Leopardus geoffroyi isolate Oge1 chromosome X, O.geoffroyi_Oge1_pat1.0, whole genome shotgun sequence:
- the LOC123594478 gene encoding uncharacterized protein LOC123594478 → MSPTWPPFRKNRRKKFPLKPQTTPPPLDEWPAFNVKWPPEGTFDLPTIHRVRGIISRPKTGHPGQLPYIIVWHNLVTDPPSWLKPFLDPCPPEPKPILALLGTEKKENKKSLTQPSAPLYPVIQGGTEEELIFPPPYNPPRMLEEHHPPPPGEADAVPRAGGRNTPVGSPPFTRQRAQREQSTSATDSTILPLRATRPPDMEGNQPHHYWPFATSDLYNWKAQNLKFSKKPAGLIDLLDSVLFTHQPTWDDCQQLLQVPFMTEEKERILNEARKLVPGTDGNPTINQAQIDASFPLTWPQWDFNMAEGKERLRVYCQTLISGCLFRTDHGGIPYLYPHGSRGSGKQGSCYHGLCKPIGHRHYEKITENR, encoded by the exons atgtccccgacatggccccCTTTCCGGAAAAACCGCAGAAAGAAATTcccgctcaaacctcagaccacgcctcctccccttga CGAGTGGCCAGCTTTCAATGTCAAATGGCCACCAGAGGGAACCTTCGACCTTCCTACCATCCACCGAGTCAGGGGTATCATCTCTCGGCCTAAGACGGGCCATCCTGGTCAGCTCCCTTACATTATCGTTTGGCACAACCTTGTAACAgacccaccctcttggcttaagcccttcctagACCCATGCCCTCCAGagccaaaacccattcttgctttgctggggacagagaagaaggagaacaagaaaagtcttacccagccttcagcacccctctaccctgtcATACAAGGGGGgactgaagaagaattaatttttcctcccccgtATAACCCCCCTAGGATGCTGGaagaacaccatcctccccctccggggGAGGCAGACGCTGTTCCAAGAGCAGGAGGCAGAAACACTCCAGTGGGAAGCCCAccctttaccagacaaagggctcagagggagcaatcCACCTCTGCCACCGACTCCACTATTCTGCCCCTGCGAGCCACCAGACCCCCAGACATGGAGGGGAATCAGCCCCATCACTATTGGCCTTTTGCCACTAGTGACCTCTacaattggaaagctcagaatcTTAAGTTTTCCAAAAAACCAgcagggcttattgatttattagactctgttctttttacccatcagcccaCATGGGACGATTGCCAGCAGCTTTTGCAGGTCCCGTTCAtgactgaggaaaaagaaagaatcctcaaTGAGGCCCGAAAACTAGTTCCAGGCACAGACGGGAATCCCACCATcaaccaggctcagatagatgcctccttccccttaacttggccccagtgggatttcaacatggcagaaggtaaggagaggctccgggtctactgccagactct AATCTCTGGCTGCCTTTTTAGAACGGATCATGGAGGCATTCCGTACCtatacccccatggatccagaggctctggaaagcaaggcagctgttatcatggcctttgtaaaccaatcggccatagacattacgaaaaaattacagaaaatagatag